One part of the Sphingobium yanoikuyae genome encodes these proteins:
- a CDS encoding MarR family winged helix-turn-helix transcriptional regulator has product MTIDPDSAFTDPLDAMLGFHLRRTAAAVTGALGEALAPLGLNPGEATLLRLIGANPGCSQSDIARALRAQPANLVPLINKLALSGLLEKGAGKGRAIPLTLTAEGQALHGRVCAAFDAHEARIGRSIPMEQRHDVIALLRQICLDACCGPA; this is encoded by the coding sequence GTGACGATCGATCCCGACAGCGCCTTCACCGACCCGCTCGACGCGATGCTGGGCTTCCATCTGCGCCGCACGGCGGCGGCAGTCACCGGCGCGCTGGGCGAGGCGCTGGCGCCGCTTGGCCTCAATCCGGGCGAAGCGACCTTGCTGCGCCTGATCGGCGCCAATCCGGGGTGCAGCCAGAGCGACATTGCCCGCGCGCTGCGCGCCCAGCCGGCCAATCTGGTGCCGCTCATCAACAAGCTGGCGCTGTCTGGCCTGTTGGAAAAGGGCGCGGGCAAGGGGCGCGCCATTCCGCTGACGCTGACGGCGGAGGGGCAGGCGCTGCACGGCCGGGTTTGCGCGGCGTTCGACGCGCATGAGGCGCGGATCGGTCGCTCCATCCCGATGGAACAGCGCCACGACGTCATCGCCCTGTTGCGCCAGATCTGCCTCGACGCCTGTTGCGGCCCGGCCTAG
- a CDS encoding TetR/AcrR family transcriptional regulator encodes MQRGSPTMYRVPQTDDAITELDDRNQQIVAAAYDLLDEEGLEGLTIRAVLQRTGLARRALYDRFAGKDDLVLAVFAHTLRRAAEQFGEQVRDLPDPLARLHHIVTAIVIGRAAIDGDWQGGQRRSAALSREHLRLAEARPVELQKAVSPLIDLIATILSDGMAEGQVRAGPPSWMALLVYNLVSTTVHSQLLAEEAAIPDRQRRSELAVEIWEFCRRAIAA; translated from the coding sequence ATGCAGAGAGGATCGCCGACCATGTACCGGGTGCCGCAGACCGACGACGCGATCACGGAACTGGACGATCGCAACCAGCAGATCGTCGCCGCCGCCTATGATCTGCTCGACGAGGAAGGGCTGGAGGGGCTGACGATCCGTGCCGTATTGCAGCGCACCGGGCTCGCCCGTCGGGCGCTGTACGATCGCTTTGCGGGCAAGGATGATCTGGTCCTGGCGGTGTTTGCCCATACGCTCCGCCGCGCAGCGGAACAGTTCGGCGAACAGGTGCGCGACCTGCCGGACCCGCTGGCGCGCTTGCATCATATCGTGACGGCCATCGTCATCGGTCGCGCAGCCATTGATGGCGATTGGCAAGGCGGCCAGCGCCGGAGCGCGGCGCTCAGCCGCGAGCATCTGCGCCTGGCGGAGGCGCGTCCGGTCGAACTGCAAAAGGCGGTAAGCCCGCTCATCGACTTGATTGCCACGATCCTGTCCGACGGCATGGCCGAGGGGCAGGTCCGCGCAGGACCGCCGTCGTGGATGGCGCTGCTTGTCTATAATCTGGTCTCGACCACCGTCCACAGCCAGTTGCTTGCCGAGGAGGCCGCCATTCCCGACCGCCAGCGCCGATCCGAACTGGCGGTCGAGATATGGGAATTTTGCCGCCGGGCGATCGCGGCCTAG
- a CDS encoding alpha/beta hydrolase fold domain-containing protein, protein MTMRFALPFVLLALAGTAPAQTPPPDNPPASGTIEPDGTVHVPGFRLPPSIYLSEAAKKALPRTPTDPEEPMMRAVAAGQAGALRQRMPQLVAPRIDALKAMYKVTTREEQIAGIAAVRATPAAGIAPGNRGKILLNLPGGGFIMGVAGGTGMMESIPLAGLVGVEILSITYRQAPETIWPAATEDVTKVYRELLRTYKPQDIGIFGCSAGGLLTAEAIAWFIHEKLPLPGAIGIFCASGDARWGGDSQSFARPFQALPPRDDVRAYFKGIDRSDPLVSPALSPPTLKLFPPTLLITGTRAFEMSATVNTHRELVKAGLKADLHMWDGLGHAFFYDPALPESREAFDVMTAFFRDRLKLAR, encoded by the coding sequence ATGACGATGCGATTCGCCTTGCCGTTTGTCCTGCTGGCCCTGGCCGGAACGGCACCCGCCCAGACGCCGCCGCCCGATAACCCACCGGCTTCCGGCACGATCGAGCCGGATGGCACGGTCCATGTTCCCGGCTTTCGCCTGCCCCCCTCCATCTATCTGAGCGAGGCGGCGAAGAAGGCGCTGCCGCGCACGCCGACCGATCCCGAAGAGCCGATGATGCGCGCGGTCGCCGCCGGGCAGGCCGGTGCGCTGCGCCAGCGCATGCCGCAACTGGTCGCGCCGCGGATCGATGCGCTGAAGGCGATGTACAAGGTGACGACGCGCGAGGAACAGATCGCCGGCATAGCGGCCGTGCGTGCGACACCGGCAGCCGGCATCGCACCGGGTAACCGCGGGAAGATATTGCTCAACCTGCCGGGCGGCGGCTTCATCATGGGCGTGGCCGGCGGCACCGGCATGATGGAATCGATCCCGCTCGCGGGGCTGGTCGGGGTGGAGATCCTCTCCATCACCTATCGCCAGGCGCCCGAAACCATCTGGCCGGCCGCGACCGAGGATGTGACCAAGGTCTATCGCGAACTGCTCAGGACCTACAAGCCGCAGGATATCGGCATTTTCGGCTGTTCGGCCGGCGGGCTGCTGACGGCCGAGGCGATCGCCTGGTTCATCCATGAGAAACTGCCGCTGCCCGGCGCAATCGGCATCTTCTGCGCCTCGGGCGATGCGCGCTGGGGCGGCGACAGCCAGAGCTTTGCCCGGCCCTTCCAGGCGCTGCCGCCGCGCGACGATGTCCGCGCCTATTTCAAGGGTATCGACCGCAGCGATCCGCTGGTGTCGCCGGCGCTGTCGCCGCCCACGCTGAAACTGTTTCCGCCGACGCTGCTGATCACCGGCACCCGCGCCTTCGAGATGAGCGCGACCGTCAACACCCATCGCGAACTGGTGAAGGCGGGGCTGAAGGCCGACCTGCATATGTGGGATGGGCTGGGCCATGCCTTCTTCTACGATCCTGCCCTGCCGGAATCGCGCGAGGCCTTCGACGTCATGACCGCCTTCTTCCGCGATCGGCTGAAGCTGGCGCGCTAG